A single genomic interval of Rhinopithecus roxellana isolate Shanxi Qingling chromosome 11, ASM756505v1, whole genome shotgun sequence harbors:
- the FAM107B gene encoding protein FAM107B isoform X3 has product MAEPDYIEDDNPELIRPQKLINPVKTSRNHQDLHRELLMNQKRGLAPQNKPELQKVMEKRKRDQVIKQKEEEAQKKKSDLEIELLKRQQKLEQLELEKQKLQEEQENAPEFVKVKGNLRRTGQEVAQAQES; this is encoded by the exons ATGGCCGAGCCAGACTACATAGAAGATGACAATCCTGAACTCATTAGGCCTCAGAAACTGATCAATCCTGTCAAAACCTCCCGGAACCATCAAGATCTTCACAGAGAACTTCTTATGAAtcaaaaaag GGGTCTTGCTCCTCAGAACAAACCAGAATTGCAGAAGgtgatggaaaaaagaaaacgagACCAAGTaataaagcagaaggaagaagaagcCCAGAAGAAGAAATCTGACTTGGAAATAGAGCTATTAAAACGGCAGCAGAAGTTGGAGCAG CTTGAACTTGAGAAGCAGAAATTGCAAGAAGAGCAAGAAAATGCCCCTGAGTTCGTGAAGGTGAAAGGCAATCTCAGGAGAACAGGCCAAGAAGTCGCCCAAGCCCAGGAGTCCTAG